A region from the Arthrobacter roseus genome encodes:
- the pheS gene encoding phenylalanine--tRNA ligase subunit alpha encodes MPHSEDGALAPDPLDEAAVQATVDLALQHIATASNLDELKGARLAHVGDKSPLSLANRSIGQLAKSEKAAAGKLIGPARGRISAALAERTLALESEREATILVEEAVDVTAAPVRRRAGARHPLSLLQERVADIFVGMGWEIAEGPEVESEWFNFDALNFAPDHPAREMQDTFFVEPPEAHLVMRTHTSPVQVRSMLEREVPIYVLCPGKVFRTDEVDATHTPVFHQFEGLAIDKGLTMADLRGTLEHFARLMFGGEAQIRLRPNYFPFTEPSAELDIWHPGARGGPQWIEWGGCGMVHPNVLSAAGIDPEEYTGFAFGMGIERTLMFRNEVPDMRDMIEGDVRFSEHFGMEI; translated from the coding sequence ATGCCACACTCTGAAGACGGTGCCTTAGCGCCCGATCCCCTTGACGAAGCGGCTGTACAGGCCACAGTTGATCTTGCCTTGCAGCACATTGCTACGGCCTCTAATCTCGATGAGCTCAAGGGGGCACGGCTTGCTCATGTCGGTGATAAGTCCCCGCTCAGCCTGGCCAACAGGTCCATCGGGCAACTCGCGAAATCAGAGAAGGCCGCGGCAGGGAAGCTCATCGGTCCTGCTCGCGGTCGCATTTCAGCTGCGCTCGCTGAGCGAACTCTGGCCCTTGAGTCCGAGCGTGAAGCCACGATTCTCGTCGAAGAAGCCGTCGATGTTACGGCTGCGCCAGTCCGTCGTCGGGCCGGAGCTCGGCATCCGCTGTCCCTGCTGCAGGAGCGCGTCGCGGATATTTTTGTCGGTATGGGATGGGAAATCGCCGAGGGGCCGGAGGTGGAGTCAGAGTGGTTCAACTTCGATGCCCTGAACTTTGCTCCGGATCATCCCGCCCGGGAGATGCAGGACACCTTCTTCGTGGAGCCGCCCGAAGCGCATCTGGTCATGCGTACCCACACATCCCCCGTCCAGGTCCGTTCCATGCTGGAGCGCGAAGTGCCCATCTACGTGCTGTGCCCCGGCAAGGTTTTCCGAACCGACGAAGTCGACGCCACACACACACCGGTTTTCCACCAGTTCGAGGGATTGGCCATCGACAAAGGTCTGACCATGGCCGATCTGCGTGGAACACTCGAACACTTCGCCAGACTGATGTTCGGCGGCGAGGCCCAAATTCGGTTGCGGCCTAATTACTTTCCGTTTACCGAACCGTCGGCGGAACTGGATATCTGGCATCCGGGAGCTCGAGGTGGCCCGCAATGGATCGAATGGGGTGGCTGCGGGATGGTACACCCCAACGTACTCTCGGCCGCTGGCATAGATCCAGAGGAATACACGGGTTTTGCTTTTGGTATGGGGATAGAGCGGACACTCATGTTCCGCAATGAGGTCCCGGATATGCGCGACATGATCGAGGGCGATGTCCGGTTCAGCGAACACTTCGGGATGGAGATCTAA
- a CDS encoding DUF1844 domain-containing protein: MTSHDNNSPESSVRNAFPASEVGTPVSEPLADAANQMRDIAEVAAVEVITTAAVHLMSAAAVKCGLAAGDDAEELKDLDEARKLITALAGFVTAAAPEIGSQHAGPIRDGLRSLQLAFREASSIPDAPGKGPGEKYTGPVN; the protein is encoded by the coding sequence ATGACTAGTCATGACAATAATTCCCCTGAGAGTTCCGTCCGCAACGCCTTTCCTGCGTCCGAAGTCGGGACACCGGTTTCGGAACCACTTGCTGACGCCGCAAACCAGATGCGGGACATTGCAGAGGTCGCAGCCGTTGAGGTCATCACGACGGCCGCCGTGCATCTCATGAGCGCAGCAGCCGTTAAGTGCGGACTGGCTGCAGGCGACGACGCGGAGGAGCTTAAAGATCTCGATGAAGCGCGCAAGCTGATCACAGCATTGGCAGGCTTCGTCACTGCCGCGGCTCCAGAGATCGGAAGTCAGCATGCCGGACCTATCCGTGACGGCCTTCGCTCACTGCAGCTGGCTTTCAGGGAAGCATCAAGCATTCCGGATGCCCCGGGCAAGGGCCCGGGCGAAAAGTACACAGGGCCCGTCAACTAG
- the priA gene encoding bifunctional 1-(5-phosphoribosyl)-5-((5-phosphoribosylamino)methylideneamino)imidazole-4-carboxamide isomerase/phosphoribosylanthranilate isomerase PriA, with amino-acid sequence MTEPIESPRLQLLPAVDVAGGQAVRLVQGEAGSETSFGDPLDAAIAWQEGGAEWIHLVDLDAAFGRGSNVPLLKRVVRELTVQVELSGGIRDDASLEAALELGATRVNLGTAALEDPEWTAKVIDQYGDAIAVGLDVRGTTLAARGWTREGGDLWDVLARLEDAGCARYVVTDVTKDGTLRGPNIDLLRQMLVRTERPVVASGGISSLEDIRALRTLVPAGLEGTIVGKALYARNFTLPEALDVAGRA; translated from the coding sequence ATGACTGAACCGATTGAATCACCCCGACTCCAACTCCTGCCCGCCGTTGATGTCGCAGGCGGCCAAGCCGTCCGCTTGGTCCAGGGGGAAGCTGGCAGCGAGACATCCTTCGGTGACCCGTTGGATGCCGCCATCGCTTGGCAGGAGGGCGGTGCGGAATGGATCCATCTGGTAGACCTCGATGCTGCGTTCGGACGCGGATCTAATGTGCCACTTTTGAAGAGAGTCGTCCGTGAACTAACGGTGCAAGTTGAACTCTCTGGCGGTATTCGAGATGACGCTTCCCTCGAGGCAGCCCTTGAACTGGGCGCAACCAGGGTCAACCTTGGTACGGCGGCTCTGGAGGACCCGGAGTGGACGGCGAAAGTCATTGACCAGTACGGGGACGCCATTGCTGTTGGTCTTGACGTGCGCGGAACGACGCTGGCGGCCAGAGGCTGGACGCGCGAGGGCGGGGACCTGTGGGATGTGCTCGCCAGGCTTGAGGATGCAGGGTGCGCGCGCTATGTCGTCACCGACGTCACAAAGGACGGAACGTTACGCGGACCGAATATTGACTTACTGCGGCAGATGCTGGTCCGTACGGAAAGACCTGTTGTAGCTTCTGGCGGAATCTCAAGTCTTGAAGATATCCGGGCGCTACGGACGCTAGTGCCGGCAGGCTTGGAAGGCACCATAGTGGGCAAGGCGCTATATGCCCGGAACTTCACGTTGCCAGAGGCGTTGGACGTCGCGGGAAGGGCTTAG
- a CDS encoding SseB family protein, which translates to MTKELPEHIVAALRRAGGKADSAGALWEGRDLSASGNPLHDFDNDDGSVNAHYQGAVDLLVAGECGENAVVQALSQARVFVPIVAELSTEASGQLGIVSDKEADMALIWLQAPDGRKALPIFSCVAHMQRWHSDARPVAVYAPRAALSAVSEGAELLVVDPGSNFTFVVRRPALWALAQQASWNPSYEDPDVAILLKAAVAEESLVNKVIAQPGPGIASRTAAGSVVAGGGPGPELLVWLQLLPGLGAAEVQKVAARFRERLASNSCFTEKVDSLEVRLTD; encoded by the coding sequence GTGACGAAGGAACTGCCAGAACATATAGTCGCCGCTCTGCGTAGGGCCGGTGGCAAGGCTGATTCCGCGGGTGCCCTATGGGAAGGGCGTGATCTTTCGGCGTCGGGTAACCCCTTGCATGATTTCGATAACGACGACGGATCGGTCAACGCGCACTACCAAGGCGCTGTTGACCTTCTTGTCGCTGGCGAGTGCGGAGAAAACGCGGTCGTCCAGGCGCTGAGTCAGGCGCGCGTCTTTGTGCCGATAGTGGCTGAACTAAGCACAGAAGCCTCCGGGCAGCTAGGGATCGTTTCAGACAAGGAGGCCGATATGGCCCTCATTTGGCTGCAGGCTCCGGACGGACGGAAGGCTCTTCCGATCTTTTCCTGTGTGGCGCATATGCAGCGATGGCACTCGGACGCAAGGCCCGTTGCCGTCTACGCTCCCAGAGCGGCTCTCTCCGCAGTCTCCGAGGGAGCTGAGCTGTTGGTTGTGGATCCCGGTTCGAACTTCACCTTCGTGGTTCGCCGGCCTGCGCTGTGGGCGCTCGCTCAGCAGGCTTCTTGGAACCCGTCGTATGAGGATCCGGATGTAGCAATACTGCTCAAAGCAGCAGTTGCCGAGGAGAGCTTGGTCAATAAAGTCATAGCTCAACCGGGCCCGGGCATTGCCTCGCGTACTGCCGCCGGCTCCGTAGTTGCCGGTGGGGGGCCGGGACCTGAATTACTTGTCTGGCTTCAGCTCTTGCCTGGCCTCGGCGCTGCGGAAGTTCAGAAGGTGGCGGCTCGGTTTCGAGAGAGGTTAGCTTCGAACTCGTGCTTCACCGAGAAGGTGGACTCGCTTGAAGTTCGCTTGACGGACTGA
- a CDS encoding TrmH family RNA methyltransferase: MHNTERPQIASMSNPSADRVKDVAQLSGRSARSRRGLFLAEGPQTVKEALKLDRTRCGSGKVVVEIYATAASVKRDPELLELLNGVPWRAASDEVLAAMADTVNPQGVVAVCHKVDVSLQSVLDRQPRLIAVMCRVQDPGNAGTILRAADSAGADAIILTSGSVDIYNPKAVRSTVGSLFHLPVVVGQDFNVLVAQAGQIGLVSLAADGYGSEDLDTLQDESAERYYKAHGIRAAEIAMPQNSRVDAARPRLEDPSFWLFGNEAKGLNGEELGASRFRVAVPLYGRAESLNVGTAATVCLYASARAQRR, from the coding sequence ATGCATAACACTGAGCGCCCCCAGATTGCGTCAATGTCCAACCCCAGTGCAGACAGGGTGAAGGATGTGGCACAACTGTCGGGGCGCTCAGCGCGTTCGCGTCGAGGTCTGTTTCTCGCTGAGGGGCCACAGACGGTGAAGGAAGCGCTGAAGCTAGATAGAACTCGTTGCGGTAGTGGAAAAGTTGTGGTGGAGATTTACGCAACAGCGGCGTCTGTAAAACGTGATCCGGAGCTGTTAGAGCTCCTCAATGGTGTTCCGTGGAGAGCCGCTTCGGATGAGGTGCTGGCTGCGATGGCGGACACGGTAAATCCTCAGGGCGTTGTTGCCGTATGCCACAAGGTGGATGTCTCTCTTCAGTCAGTTCTCGATCGGCAGCCCAGACTCATTGCTGTCATGTGTCGAGTTCAGGACCCGGGGAATGCCGGCACGATCCTGCGAGCGGCTGATTCGGCCGGTGCGGATGCCATTATCCTCACATCTGGCAGTGTGGACATCTATAACCCAAAAGCTGTTCGGTCGACAGTGGGCTCACTCTTCCACCTCCCTGTTGTGGTGGGACAGGACTTCAATGTCCTCGTTGCGCAGGCTGGCCAGATTGGGTTGGTGTCCCTTGCCGCCGATGGCTACGGTAGCGAAGATCTGGACACGCTCCAGGATGAAAGCGCCGAGCGCTACTACAAGGCCCATGGGATCAGAGCCGCGGAGATAGCGATGCCTCAAAATTCTAGGGTGGATGCCGCCAGGCCGCGTTTGGAAGACCCTTCTTTCTGGCTGTTCGGTAACGAGGCGAAGGGGCTCAACGGTGAGGAGCTTGGCGCTTCTCGATTCCGTGTTGCGGTCCCACTATATGGGCGGGCCGAGAGTCTGAACGTTGGCACGGCAGCAACGGTCTGCCTTTACGCGTCAGCGCGGGCTCAGCGTCGTTGA
- a CDS encoding (deoxy)nucleoside triphosphate pyrophosphohydrolase, with amino-acid sequence MNSEGHLKQIVGGAIVDSLSRTTRLLVARRSAPETLAGLWEFPGGKVEPGENCPDALRRELLEELGVDVSLGSELIGPLDQGWPLNDRAAMRVWFAEIVHGVPEPLEDHDKLRWVDQDSAAELLALPWIPADRPIVHELVRVLGWDPLGAIDRSVVN; translated from the coding sequence ATGAATAGTGAAGGGCACCTTAAGCAGATTGTGGGCGGCGCCATAGTGGATTCACTCTCTCGCACCACGCGGCTTCTGGTGGCGCGCAGGAGCGCTCCGGAGACCTTGGCAGGGTTGTGGGAGTTCCCTGGTGGCAAGGTAGAGCCGGGCGAAAATTGTCCGGATGCGTTGCGACGTGAATTGCTCGAGGAGCTGGGGGTGGATGTGTCCTTGGGTTCCGAGCTTATAGGGCCGCTGGATCAGGGGTGGCCCCTCAACGACAGAGCAGCCATGCGTGTGTGGTTCGCTGAGATTGTGCATGGAGTACCTGAACCGCTTGAGGATCATGACAAACTCCGGTGGGTGGACCAGGATTCCGCTGCTGAGCTGCTGGCGCTGCCGTGGATTCCAGCTGACCGGCCCATCGTTCACGAACTCGTTCGGGTGCTGGGTTGGGACCCGTTGGGAGCGATTGATAGGTCCGTGGTTAACTAG
- the rpmI gene encoding 50S ribosomal protein L35, with protein MPKMKTHSGAKKRFKLTGSGKLKRQQANRRHYLEHKSSRLKRRLASDQIVAPADVRNIKKMLGI; from the coding sequence ATGCCGAAGATGAAGACCCACAGTGGGGCGAAGAAGCGCTTCAAACTCACTGGTTCAGGAAAGCTGAAGCGTCAGCAGGCTAACCGTCGTCACTACTTGGAGCACAAGTCCTCGCGTCTGAAGCGGCGCCTGGCCAGCGATCAGATCGTTGCTCCGGCTGACGTACGGAACATCAAGAAGATGCTCGGCATCTAA
- the hisH gene encoding imidazole glycerol phosphate synthase subunit HisH: protein MSNRVTVLDYGSGNVRSVVRALERVGAEVTLGSSADEVLEADGLVVPGVGAFAAVMQGLKKVDALRLIGRRVAGGRPVLGICVGLQILFDAGVEHGVRTDGMGEWPGTVEPLRAPVVPHMGWNTIQSPEGTRLFAGLESERFYFVHSYAVQEWDFDVTQPRMKAPMVTWSDHGGPFIAAVENGPLSATQFHPEKSGDAGAALLQNWLGSFS from the coding sequence GTGAGCAACCGTGTGACAGTTCTGGACTATGGGTCTGGAAACGTGCGGTCAGTTGTTCGCGCGCTCGAGCGCGTGGGAGCTGAGGTCACCTTGGGGTCCTCAGCCGATGAAGTGCTCGAGGCCGACGGTCTCGTGGTCCCTGGAGTTGGTGCTTTTGCCGCTGTCATGCAGGGACTGAAGAAGGTTGATGCGCTGAGGCTGATCGGCCGGAGGGTTGCCGGAGGCCGACCGGTGTTAGGCATCTGCGTTGGGCTTCAGATCCTGTTTGATGCGGGCGTCGAGCACGGCGTGCGCACCGATGGGATGGGGGAATGGCCCGGTACTGTCGAACCTCTACGGGCACCGGTAGTTCCCCATATGGGCTGGAACACGATTCAGTCGCCGGAAGGCACTCGGCTCTTCGCGGGCCTAGAGTCTGAGCGCTTTTATTTTGTCCATTCCTATGCGGTGCAGGAATGGGACTTCGATGTAACCCAACCTCGAATGAAGGCTCCTATGGTGACGTGGTCGGATCACGGCGGGCCGTTCATCGCCGCCGTCGAGAACGGTCCACTATCAGCGACTCAATTCCATCCAGAGAAATCCGGCGACGCAGGCGCGGCGCTTCTCCAAAACTGGCTTGGAAGTTTCAGCTAG
- the rplT gene encoding 50S ribosomal protein L20 has protein sequence MARVKRAVNAHKKRRVILERAKGYRGQRSRLYRKAKEQLLKSFVYSYGDRRKRKGDFRRLWIQRINAASRANGLTYNRLIQGLKAAQVEVDRRMLAELAVSDANAFAALVKIAKDSLPSDTSAPAVASAPATAKSAKTAAKAAPVKSTKPAIETAGSVKADGGEAPTGHPIKGNQSGKYHVPGSTWYEQTEPEFWFESVDAAKAAGFEPAGGESRQKMQD, from the coding sequence GTGGCACGTGTGAAGCGGGCAGTAAACGCCCATAAGAAGCGTCGGGTTATCCTGGAACGCGCCAAAGGCTACCGGGGACAGCGCTCACGCCTGTACCGCAAGGCGAAAGAGCAGCTGCTGAAGTCGTTCGTCTACAGCTATGGCGATCGCCGTAAACGCAAGGGCGACTTCCGTCGCCTCTGGATCCAGCGCATAAACGCGGCATCCCGCGCAAATGGCTTGACCTACAACCGCTTGATCCAGGGTTTGAAGGCCGCTCAGGTGGAAGTTGACCGCCGCATGCTCGCTGAGCTGGCCGTGAGCGATGCCAATGCATTCGCCGCGCTCGTTAAAATCGCCAAGGACTCGCTGCCCTCGGATACCTCTGCGCCCGCGGTAGCCTCCGCACCCGCAACGGCAAAGAGTGCCAAGACCGCGGCCAAGGCTGCTCCGGTCAAGAGCACTAAGCCTGCCATCGAAACTGCTGGTTCCGTCAAGGCCGACGGCGGCGAAGCTCCAACAGGTCACCCCATCAAGGGGAACCAGTCAGGCAAGTACCACGTACCGGGTTCAACCTGGTACGAGCAGACTGAGCCTGAATTCTGGTTTGAGAGCGTGGATGCTGCGAAGGCCGCTGGCTTCGAGCCTGCGGGTGGCGAGTCGCGTCAGAAGATGCAGGACTAG
- a CDS encoding MFS transporter, with amino-acid sequence MPSVLPLPASSLHQVKFAVVALAVGGFALGTTEFSIMGLLPEVSAGLGVSITDAGVLISAYALGVVVGAPILAAATARMSRRKLVLGLMVLFTIANASSYFAPTFEWLILTRFISGLPHGAYFGVAVLIAASLVGPTKRAQAVAMVMLGLSVANVVGVAAVTWLGQNAGWRHMFTVVAVVGLLTIVLLYFFVPAQSVHAGASIRRELGALASLQVWLTLFIGIVGFGGFFAVYSYIAPTMTDVSGFPSSAIPIITSVYGLGMVAGNIIGGKLADHNVMRSIYVVLTLIVASLLAFHFLVELAWAAIIMIFVIGAVGSALVPGLQTRLMDVSPDAPSLAASLNHSALNVANALGAFLGGAVIAWGWGLKAPALVGAILALLGLGIAALSGVIERRRQDRTSDAVTSVGSSH; translated from the coding sequence ATGCCTTCCGTCCTCCCCCTCCCGGCTTCCTCGCTCCATCAGGTGAAGTTTGCAGTTGTCGCCCTGGCAGTGGGCGGGTTTGCCCTCGGAACCACGGAATTCTCTATCATGGGGCTACTCCCCGAAGTCTCCGCAGGTCTGGGCGTCTCCATCACCGACGCCGGGGTACTTATTTCCGCCTACGCACTCGGTGTCGTCGTGGGAGCGCCTATCCTCGCGGCTGCAACCGCACGAATGTCACGCCGGAAACTAGTCCTCGGACTCATGGTTCTCTTCACCATTGCCAACGCGTCGTCCTATTTCGCCCCGACCTTTGAGTGGCTCATTCTGACTCGGTTTATTTCGGGGCTGCCTCACGGAGCCTATTTCGGAGTCGCCGTCCTCATCGCAGCCTCTCTGGTCGGCCCCACCAAAAGGGCCCAAGCTGTCGCTATGGTCATGCTTGGCCTCTCCGTGGCGAATGTGGTGGGCGTCGCAGCCGTCACTTGGCTAGGCCAGAACGCTGGCTGGCGCCATATGTTCACCGTCGTCGCCGTCGTCGGACTACTGACCATAGTCCTCCTGTACTTCTTCGTTCCCGCCCAGAGCGTTCATGCAGGAGCCAGCATCCGACGAGAACTGGGCGCACTGGCTAGCTTGCAGGTATGGCTCACCCTCTTCATTGGAATTGTCGGCTTCGGCGGCTTCTTCGCAGTCTATTCCTACATTGCACCGACCATGACGGATGTATCCGGGTTTCCCTCTTCCGCCATTCCCATCATCACGTCGGTTTACGGCCTCGGAATGGTCGCGGGGAACATCATCGGCGGAAAGCTCGCAGACCACAACGTCATGAGAAGCATCTATGTTGTCCTGACCTTGATCGTCGCGTCTCTGTTGGCGTTCCACTTCCTCGTGGAGCTTGCGTGGGCAGCAATCATCATGATCTTCGTGATCGGGGCGGTTGGTTCCGCACTGGTTCCCGGGCTCCAGACGAGGCTGATGGACGTCTCCCCGGACGCGCCCTCGCTGGCGGCATCCCTGAACCACTCAGCCCTCAACGTTGCCAACGCGCTCGGTGCATTTCTCGGCGGAGCCGTTATTGCTTGGGGGTGGGGACTGAAGGCACCAGCACTCGTCGGGGCTATCCTCGCTCTGCTGGGGCTCGGCATAGCCGCTTTGTCAGGAGTCATTGAGCGGCGACGCCAGGACCGAACCAGTGATGCGGTGACGTCCGTCGGTTCCTCCCATTAG
- the infC gene encoding translation initiation factor IF-3, with product MQLEAFFIVQAASVTTNNQELHISEPRINDRIRVPEVRLVGPAGEQVGIVRIEDALRLATESDLDLVEVAPQAKPPVCKLMDFGKYKYEAAVKAREARKNQTNTVLKEIRFRLKIDTHDYDTKTGHARRFLAAGDKVKAMIQFRGREQQRPEMGIRLLQKFADDVSEVGLVESSPRIDGRNMVMVIGPTKNKAEAKAEARRSAQRTEAKALNDAKKRVDESGDGQPLTQTIGDQLSAELAKKSAETPVVEAEVPTVEAEPKDIVAEKPSVTADAPTSTPETVPEEKKTPKAKDEEAATPESVVEKSVPEKSAAEKTTAAKPAAGKSGPEKPAAEKTTAAKAAAEKPVAAKPVAKTSPSPAPKPAPKAKPAAPKGKPGPAK from the coding sequence ATGCAGTTGGAGGCCTTCTTCATTGTGCAAGCGGCATCAGTTACCACGAACAATCAGGAGTTACACATTAGCGAGCCACGTATCAATGACCGGATCCGCGTTCCCGAGGTGCGGTTGGTAGGACCAGCAGGGGAACAGGTCGGCATTGTCCGTATCGAGGATGCCCTACGCCTGGCAACGGAGTCCGACCTTGATCTCGTTGAGGTGGCGCCGCAGGCCAAACCTCCCGTATGTAAGCTCATGGACTTTGGGAAATATAAGTATGAAGCTGCGGTGAAGGCGCGCGAAGCTCGCAAGAACCAGACGAATACGGTCCTCAAGGAGATTCGTTTTCGCCTGAAGATCGATACCCATGACTATGACACCAAAACTGGGCATGCACGGCGTTTCTTGGCTGCCGGGGACAAGGTCAAGGCAATGATTCAGTTCCGTGGCCGGGAACAGCAGCGACCGGAAATGGGTATCCGGCTTCTGCAGAAATTCGCGGACGACGTATCCGAGGTCGGTCTCGTCGAATCATCACCGCGCATCGACGGTCGAAATATGGTCATGGTTATCGGGCCAACCAAGAACAAGGCCGAGGCCAAGGCAGAGGCACGCCGGTCAGCCCAGCGAACTGAGGCCAAGGCGTTGAACGACGCCAAGAAGCGGGTTGATGAGTCCGGAGATGGCCAGCCATTGACTCAGACCATTGGTGATCAGCTGTCCGCAGAACTGGCTAAGAAGTCCGCGGAGACACCAGTAGTTGAGGCTGAGGTACCCACCGTGGAAGCAGAGCCGAAAGACATAGTCGCTGAAAAGCCGTCGGTTACGGCCGATGCGCCTACGAGCACTCCAGAGACTGTTCCGGAGGAAAAGAAAACACCCAAGGCCAAGGACGAGGAAGCTGCAACGCCAGAATCGGTTGTAGAAAAGTCAGTTCCAGAAAAGTCAGCCGCGGAGAAGACGACGGCCGCTAAACCGGCCGCGGGGAAGTCAGGGCCAGAAAAGCCAGCCGCGGAAAAGACGACGGCGGCCAAGGCGGCCGCGGAGAAGCCAGTGGCTGCGAAGCCCGTCGCGAAGACTTCACCAAGCCCGGCGCCCAAACCCGCACCAAAGGCCAAACCGGCTGCCCCCAAAGGAAAGCCGGGACCGGCCAAGTAA
- a CDS encoding cation diffusion facilitator family transporter — MSASGGTKAVVAALIANLTIAVFKFIGWALTQSSSMLAEAIHSVADSGNQVLLLVGGKRAQRQASAEHPFGYGRERYIYAFIVSIVLFSVGGLFALYEAYHKLQDPHPIEGAWWWVPPAVLIGAIIAESFSFRTAIKESNRVRGKKSWIRFVRSAKSPELPVILLEDLGALLGLVFALFGVSMTLLTGNGIWDALGTAMIGLLLVVIAIILALETKSLLLGESATAEDTKRIEQAIEANSANKIIHLKTLHLGPEEILVAAKISIGAQAAGHEIAGEINAAEQRVRAAVPSARIIYLEPDLRRVSVKS, encoded by the coding sequence ATGTCTGCCAGCGGTGGTACCAAAGCTGTAGTTGCAGCGCTTATAGCTAATCTGACCATCGCTGTATTCAAGTTCATCGGCTGGGCACTAACGCAGTCGTCGTCGATGCTCGCGGAAGCCATCCACTCTGTAGCTGACTCTGGTAATCAAGTTCTTTTGCTGGTCGGTGGAAAGCGTGCGCAGCGTCAAGCCAGTGCCGAACACCCTTTCGGGTACGGACGCGAGCGGTATATTTACGCGTTCATCGTCTCGATCGTGCTGTTTAGTGTCGGTGGACTTTTTGCGCTCTACGAGGCGTACCACAAACTGCAGGATCCACACCCGATCGAGGGAGCATGGTGGTGGGTTCCTCCAGCAGTCCTTATCGGAGCGATCATCGCGGAGTCATTCTCATTCCGCACGGCGATCAAAGAGTCAAACAGAGTCCGGGGGAAGAAGAGTTGGATCCGGTTTGTCCGCTCAGCCAAGTCTCCCGAGCTTCCGGTAATCCTGCTTGAGGATCTTGGTGCTCTCCTCGGACTCGTTTTTGCCCTGTTTGGTGTGTCCATGACCCTGCTGACCGGCAACGGAATCTGGGATGCGTTGGGCACTGCCATGATCGGATTGTTGTTGGTGGTCATCGCGATCATTCTGGCGCTTGAGACCAAGTCTCTTCTATTGGGAGAGTCCGCGACAGCGGAGGATACCAAGCGAATCGAACAAGCAATCGAAGCGAATTCGGCCAACAAGATAATTCATCTCAAGACTCTCCATCTTGGTCCCGAGGAAATTCTCGTTGCCGCAAAGATCTCCATCGGGGCCCAGGCTGCAGGGCATGAGATAGCGGGGGAGATCAATGCCGCGGAGCAGCGGGTGCGCGCTGCCGTTCCGAGCGCCCGGATTATCTACCTTGAGCCGGACCTTCGCCGCGTATCCGTAAAGAGCTAA